In the Populus trichocarpa isolate Nisqually-1 chromosome 1, P.trichocarpa_v4.1, whole genome shotgun sequence genome, one interval contains:
- the LOC7465076 gene encoding mitochondrial outer membrane protein porin 2 isoform X1, giving the protein MSNSKHRKQRKRSAGSSKTSKVPQAPLLFSNFGKKPLDLVEAGYSKDHKFSISTCSTTGAKLTSRAVKRGQLSTASVAAQYKYKDATINVIVDSKSPISTTLTLSRKFLPSLNISASLKLPKYDYSTISTTLTLSRKFLPSLNTSASLKLPKYDSSKLQAQYFHKYAALATSFSLHHTPKIQLSASVGTSSLAFGIQTKYEIASRQFREIDAGFSMTKPNYDASITMGNKGDFLRASYIHYFDHKKKVAAAAVISHRFSKKENALTVGGSWIVDNITTVKARVDDRGKIMMLLQYGIKSKSCLTIASEFDTKSLNKIPGIGLAFSLVL; this is encoded by the exons ATGAGCAACTCGAAACAtaggaaacaaagaaaaagaagcgcCGGCAGCAGCAAAACCAGCAAAGTACCTCAAGCCCCTCTACTTTTCTCCAACTTCGGCAAGAAACCACTAG ACTTGGTAGAAGCAGGCTACAGTAAGGATCATAAATTTAGCATCTCCACATGTAGTACTACAGGGGCG AAACTTACTTCACGTGCTGTCAAACGCGGACAGCTCTCAACTGCAAGTGTTGCAGCACAATACAAATACAAGGATGCTACCATTAATGTCATAGTTGATTCAAAATCACCA ATTTCAACAACTCTAACATTAAGCAGAAAGTTCCTTCCATCCCTGAATATTTCTGCTTCATTGAAATTGCCAAAATACGATTATAGCACG ATTTCAACAACTCTAACATTAAGCAGAAAGTTCCTTCCATCCCTGAATACTTCTGCTTCACTGAAATTGCCAAAATACGATTCCAGCAAG CTACAAGCTCAATACTTCCACAAATATGCTGCTTTAGCCACGTCTTTTTCTTTGCACCACACCCCTAAAATTCAGCTTTCTGCATCTGTGGGTACTTCAAGCCTTGCATTTGGTATACAGACAAAGTATGAGATTGCTTCTAGGCAATTTCGTGAGATTGATGCAGGCTTTAGCATGACCAAGCCGAATTATGATGCGTCAATTACTAT GGGAAACAAGGGTGACTTCCTAAGGGCATCATACATCCATTACTTCGATCACAAGAAAAAGGTTGCAGCTGCGGCAGTGATCTCTCATAGGTTTTCGAAAAAGGAGAATGCTTTGACAGTTGGAGGATCATGGATTGTGGACAATATAACTACAGTTAAGGCAAGGGTTGATGATCGTGGAAAGATTATGATGCTTCTGCAATATGGAATCAAATCAAAGTCATGCTTAACAATTGCTAGTGAATTTGACACCAAATCCCTTAACAAGATTCCTGGAATTGGATTAGCCTTTTCTCTTGTGCTCTGA
- the LOC7465076 gene encoding mitochondrial outer membrane protein porin 2 isoform X2 — protein MSNSKHRKQRKRSAGSSKTSKVPQAPLLFSNFGKKPLDLVEAGYSKDHKFSISTCSTTGAKLTSRAVKRGQLSTASVAAQYKYKDATINVIVDSKSPISTTLTLSRKFLPSLNTSASLKLPKYDSSKLQAQYFHKYAALATSFSLHHTPKIQLSASVGTSSLAFGIQTKYEIASRQFREIDAGFSMTKPNYDASITMGNKGDFLRASYIHYFDHKKKVAAAAVISHRFSKKENALTVGGSWIVDNITTVKARVDDRGKIMMLLQYGIKSKSCLTIASEFDTKSLNKIPGIGLAFSLVL, from the exons ATGAGCAACTCGAAACAtaggaaacaaagaaaaagaagcgcCGGCAGCAGCAAAACCAGCAAAGTACCTCAAGCCCCTCTACTTTTCTCCAACTTCGGCAAGAAACCACTAG ACTTGGTAGAAGCAGGCTACAGTAAGGATCATAAATTTAGCATCTCCACATGTAGTACTACAGGGGCG AAACTTACTTCACGTGCTGTCAAACGCGGACAGCTCTCAACTGCAAGTGTTGCAGCACAATACAAATACAAGGATGCTACCATTAATGTCATAGTTGATTCAAAATCACCA ATTTCAACAACTCTAACATTAAGCAGAAAGTTCCTTCCATCCCTGAATACTTCTGCTTCACTGAAATTGCCAAAATACGATTCCAGCAAG CTACAAGCTCAATACTTCCACAAATATGCTGCTTTAGCCACGTCTTTTTCTTTGCACCACACCCCTAAAATTCAGCTTTCTGCATCTGTGGGTACTTCAAGCCTTGCATTTGGTATACAGACAAAGTATGAGATTGCTTCTAGGCAATTTCGTGAGATTGATGCAGGCTTTAGCATGACCAAGCCGAATTATGATGCGTCAATTACTAT GGGAAACAAGGGTGACTTCCTAAGGGCATCATACATCCATTACTTCGATCACAAGAAAAAGGTTGCAGCTGCGGCAGTGATCTCTCATAGGTTTTCGAAAAAGGAGAATGCTTTGACAGTTGGAGGATCATGGATTGTGGACAATATAACTACAGTTAAGGCAAGGGTTGATGATCGTGGAAAGATTATGATGCTTCTGCAATATGGAATCAAATCAAAGTCATGCTTAACAATTGCTAGTGAATTTGACACCAAATCCCTTAACAAGATTCCTGGAATTGGATTAGCCTTTTCTCTTGTGCTCTGA
- the LOC7465075 gene encoding uncharacterized protein LOC7465075, which yields MVVCKCRKATKLYCFVHKVPVCGECICFPEHQICVVRTYSEWVIDGEYDWPPKCYSCQAVLEEGDGPQTTRLGCLHVIHTNCLVSHIKSFPPHTAPAGYVCPSCSTPIWPPKSVKDSGSRFHSKLKEAIMQTGLEKNLFGNHPVSLLAPPPTFTSDPLVAISSSFSVTKDETGTGSSKISVSDIVEIDSPNSAGNYMKNSSPGIPGAATRKVGVHVERQNSELSYYADDEDGNHKKYSRRGSFRHKFLRALLPFWSSALPILPVTAPPRKDASNADDPSEGRTRQKRSRTDPRKILLFIAIMACMATMGILYYRIAQRGFGEEQQ from the exons ATGGTGGTCTGCAAATGTCGTAAG GCTACCAAGTTATATTGTTTCGTGCACAAAGTTCCCGTTTGTGGGGAATGTATCTGCTTTCCAGAGCATCAAATCTGTGTG GTTCGTACATACTCTGAATGGGTGATAGATGGAGAGTATGACTGGCCTCCAAAATGCTACTCCTGCCAAGCTGTGCTTGAAGAGGGGGATGGTCCTCAAACCACTCGATTGGGTTGCTTGC ATGTTATACACACAAATTGTTTGGTTTCACATATCAAAAGCTTTCCTCCACACACAGCACCAGCTGGATATGTGTGCCCTTCGTGTTCAACACCG ATATGGCCTCCCAAAAGTGTGAAAGACTCGGGATCCCGTTTTCATTCAAAGCTGAAAGAAGCTATAATGCAG ACGGGTTTGGAAAAGAACTTGTTTGGAAATCATCCAGTTTCATTGCTGGCACCACCTCCCACATTCACTTCAGATCCTTTGGTTGCCATTTCTTCATCATTCTCGGTGACAAAAGATGAAACTGGAACAGGGTCTTCTAAAATTTCAGTGTCGGATATTGTGGAGATTGATAGCCCCAATTCTGCAGGGAATTATATGAAAAACTCAAGTCCTGGCATT CCTGGTGCTGCAACACGGAAGGTTGGCGTACATGTTGAGCGGCAAAATTCTGAACTTTCATACTATGCAGATGATGAAGATGGGAATCATAAGAAGTACAGTCGAAGGG GTTCATTTCGTCACAAGTTCCTCAGAGCTTTGCTTCCTTTCTGGTCCAGTGCATTACCAATTTTACCAGTTACCGCACCTCCACGTAAAGATGCATCAAATGCAGATGATCCCTCAGAAGGTCGTACAAGGCAAAAACGTTCAAGGACAGATCCAAGAAAAATCCTCCTCTTTATAGCAATCAT GGCTTGTATGGCAACTATGGGCATACTATATTACAGAATTGCACAACGGGGTTTTGGGGAGGAGCAGCAGTGA
- the LOC7478655 gene encoding transcription factor RSL2, which produces MEPIGATAEGEWSSLSGMYTSEEADFMEQLLVNCPPNQVDSSSSFGVPSSFWPNHESTMNMEGANECLLYSLDIADTNLYHFSQVSSGYSGGSSILFPNSSGESYYLSDSHPVLANTNSSMSMDFCMGDSYVVDGDDFSNQELSNGNVEESGGNQTVAALPEPESNLQPKRESKMPASELPLEDKSRKPPENSKKRSRRTGDAQKNKRNVRSKKSQKVASTGNNDEESNGGLNGPVSSGCCSEDESNASQELNGGASSSLSSKGTTTLNSSGKTRASKGAATDPQSLYARKRRERINERLRILQNLVPNGTKVDISTMLEEAVQYVKFLQLQIKLLSSEDLWMYAPIAYNGMDIGLDHLKLTTPRRL; this is translated from the exons ATGGAGCCTATTGGAGCCACTGCGGAGGGAGAGTGGAGTTCTCTTAGTGGAATGTACACAAGTGAGGAGGCTGATTTCATGGAACAGTTGCTTGTCAACTGTCCTCCTAATCAGGTTGATTCAAGTTCAAGCTTTGGAGTTCCATCTAGTTTTTGGCCTAACCATGAATCAACAATGAACATGGAAGGGGCCAATGAATGTTTATTGTATTCTTTGGATATTGCTGATACTAATCTGTACCATTTTTCACAAGTGAGCAGTGGTTATAGTGGTGGTAGTAGCATTCTTTTTCCCAACTCAAGTGGAGAAAGCTACTACCTGAGTGATTCCCACCCAGTTTTGGCAAACACTAATAGTTCCATGTCAATGGATTTTTGCATGGGAGACTCGTATGTTGTTGATGGCGATGACTTCTCAAACCAAGAATTGAGCAATGGAAATGTGGAAGAGTCTGGTGGAAACCAGACTGTAGCTGCTCTTCCTGAACCTGAAAGCAATTTGCAACCCAAGAGAGAATCAAAGATGCCAGCATCTGAACTACCCCTGGAAGATAAAAGCAGAAAGCCACCTGAGAATTCCAAGAAAAGATCACGACGTACGGGAGAT GCCCAAAAGAACAAGAGGAATGTAAGGTCAAAGAAGAGCCAGAAGGTTGCCTCGACTGGCAACAATGATGAAGAAAGCAATGGTGGCCTTAATGGTCCTGTCTCAAGCGGTTGCTGCTCAGAGGATGAATCCAATGCCTCCCAGGAGCTCAATGGAGGAGCGAGTTCAAGTTTGAGCTCAAAAGGGACAACAACTCTCAACTCAAGTGGCAAAACAAGAGCCAGTAAGGGGGCAGCCACTGATCCCCAGAGCCTCTATGCAAGG aaaagaagagaaagaataaatGAGAGGCTGAGAATTCTACAAAACCTTGTCCCCAATGGAACAAAG GTTGACATTAGCACAATGCTTGAAGAGGCTGTCCAGTATGTGAAGTTTTTGCAACTCCAAATTAAG